A stretch of Mucilaginibacter terrae DNA encodes these proteins:
- a CDS encoding ATP-dependent helicase: MDYLQGLNPQQRAAAEQINGPVMIIAGAGSGKTRVVTYRVAHLIHTGVDPFNILVLTFTNKAAKEMRERITKVVGGEAKNIWMGTFHSVFAKILRVEATKIGYPSNFTIYDTDDSKSVLRAVLKELNLDDKLYAPNYVYGRISAAKNNLVSWQEYQNNDQIQADDFSNGRGHLGKVYEMYAQRCFKSGAMDFDDLLFQTNRLLKEHTDVLYKYQNKFKYLMVDEYQDTNFSQYLIVKKLAAINENLCVVGDDAQSIYAFRGANIQNILNFEKDYPDLKVFKLEQNYRSTQNIVNVANSIISNNKEQLKKNVFSEKDHGDKIKVIRAYSDNEEGKTIAEAIMQDRSTKGMKWNDFAILYRTNAQSRSMEEGLRKLNIPYKIYGGLSFYQRKEIKDLIAYFRLTFNPNDEEALKRVINYPKRAIGDTTVDRIILAAGQNNITPWEVVKDPARYIDGRSSASVGTFSTLIQSFQVVAQSMSAYDAALHIAQHSGLLKDLYEDKSVEGLNRYENIQELLNGIKEFSEREDIEDRGLDVFMQDVALLTNDDKDKNPNAETVSLMTIHASKGLEFPQVYVVGLEENLFPSQMSLNSRTDLEEERRLFYVAVTRAESKLTISYATSRFKFGTLINCEPSRFLDEIDAQYLELDFKAKQQTGNPFFDDDRKAWNRNADTFSKPKAPVSPTPAKVKTTSLLAKAHVPSAGFAPSDTSNLQVGMEVEHERFGYGKVLTLEGNKPDIKATIFFKEIGNKQLLLKFAKLRIVTN, from the coding sequence TTGGATTACTTACAGGGATTAAATCCGCAGCAGAGGGCTGCCGCCGAGCAAATAAACGGTCCGGTAATGATTATTGCCGGTGCGGGTTCGGGCAAAACGCGTGTAGTTACTTACCGCGTGGCTCACCTCATACACACCGGGGTAGATCCGTTTAACATACTGGTACTTACCTTTACCAACAAGGCCGCCAAAGAAATGCGCGAGCGTATAACTAAAGTGGTTGGCGGCGAGGCTAAAAACATTTGGATGGGCACCTTCCACTCGGTGTTTGCCAAAATATTACGGGTAGAGGCCACTAAAATTGGCTATCCCAGCAACTTTACCATTTACGATACCGACGACAGCAAGAGCGTACTAAGGGCGGTTTTAAAAGAGCTGAACCTCGACGATAAGCTGTACGCGCCTAACTATGTGTACGGACGTATATCGGCCGCTAAAAACAACCTGGTATCGTGGCAGGAATATCAAAATAACGACCAGATACAGGCCGACGATTTTTCGAACGGGCGTGGCCATTTGGGCAAAGTTTACGAAATGTATGCCCAACGCTGCTTTAAAAGCGGCGCTATGGACTTTGACGATTTGCTGTTTCAAACCAACCGCCTGTTAAAAGAACACACCGACGTATTGTATAAATACCAAAACAAGTTTAAGTACTTAATGGTGGATGAGTATCAGGATACCAATTTTTCGCAGTACCTGATCGTAAAAAAACTGGCCGCCATTAACGAAAACCTTTGTGTGGTGGGCGATGATGCGCAAAGTATATATGCTTTCCGTGGGGCTAACATTCAAAACATCCTCAATTTTGAGAAGGATTACCCAGACTTGAAAGTATTTAAGCTGGAGCAAAACTACCGCTCAACCCAAAATATTGTTAATGTTGCCAACAGCATTATCTCTAATAACAAAGAGCAGCTTAAAAAGAATGTTTTTTCGGAGAAAGACCACGGCGATAAAATAAAGGTTATACGTGCTTACAGCGACAATGAGGAAGGCAAAACCATTGCCGAAGCCATTATGCAAGACCGCAGTACCAAGGGCATGAAATGGAACGATTTTGCCATTTTATACCGCACCAATGCCCAGTCGCGATCTATGGAGGAAGGTTTGCGAAAGCTAAACATTCCGTACAAAATTTATGGCGGCCTGTCCTTTTATCAGCGTAAAGAAATTAAGGATCTGATAGCTTATTTCAGGCTAACCTTTAATCCTAACGATGAGGAAGCACTTAAACGTGTAATTAACTACCCCAAACGCGCCATTGGCGATACCACGGTTGACCGTATTATCCTCGCTGCCGGCCAAAATAATATCACTCCGTGGGAAGTGGTGAAAGATCCGGCACGTTACATCGATGGCCGTAGTTCGGCTTCGGTAGGAACCTTTTCCACACTTATACAAAGTTTCCAGGTGGTGGCGCAAAGCATGAGCGCTTATGATGCTGCATTGCATATTGCACAGCATTCGGGCTTGTTAAAGGATTTGTACGAAGATAAATCGGTAGAAGGACTGAACCGTTACGAGAACATCCAGGAGTTACTGAACGGTATCAAAGAGTTTTCGGAACGTGAAGATATTGAAGATCGTGGCCTCGATGTATTTATGCAGGACGTTGCCTTGTTAACTAACGACGATAAGGACAAGAATCCGAATGCCGAAACTGTTTCATTAATGACCATTCACGCATCAAAAGGCCTGGAATTTCCGCAGGTTTATGTGGTGGGTTTGGAGGAGAACCTGTTCCCCTCGCAAATGTCGCTCAACTCGCGCACCGATCTGGAAGAAGAACGCCGTTTGTTTTATGTAGCCGTTACCCGTGCCGAAAGTAAGCTGACTATCAGCTATGCTACCTCGCGCTTTAAGTTCGGTACGTTAATTAACTGCGAGCCGAGCCGCTTTTTAGATGAAATTGATGCCCAGTACCTTGAGTTAGACTTTAAGGCCAAGCAACAAACCGGCAACCCATTTTTTGACGATGACCGCAAAGCCTGGAACCGCAATGCCGACACGTTTTCAAAACCTAAGGCTCCGGTATCACCTACACCTGCTAAAGTTAAAACTACATCGTTACTGGCTAAGGCCCATGTACCATCGGCAGGTTTTGCACCATCTGACACCTCAAACCTGCAGGTAGGTATGGAAGTGGAGCACGAACGTTTTGGCTACGGCAAGGTATTAACCCTTGAAGGAAACAAGCCAGACATCAAAGCCACTATTTTTTTTAAAGAGATTGGCAATAAACAGCTCCTGCTAAAGTTTGCTAAACTGCGAATTGTGACCAACTAA
- a CDS encoding helix-turn-helix domain-containing protein, which produces MSPIINNKAVNSVGNNIRTLRHQRGWSQEDVANRLGISIPAFSKIETGITDVNLSRLEQIANIYEISVVQLLGLGLTETEKQYSSMTAAQKKLTDREAEIADLQRKVIELYEELHNKKSFAV; this is translated from the coding sequence ATGAGCCCAATAATTAACAACAAAGCGGTAAATTCAGTTGGAAACAACATCCGCACCCTACGTCATCAACGTGGCTGGAGCCAGGAAGACGTAGCCAACCGATTAGGTATATCAATACCAGCCTTCTCAAAAATTGAAACCGGTATTACCGATGTAAATCTTTCGCGCCTTGAGCAAATTGCTAACATTTATGAAATTAGTGTTGTACAACTTTTAGGTTTAGGTTTAACTGAAACCGAAAAGCAGTACTCGAGCATGACTGCCGCTCAGAAAAAACTTACAGACCGTGAAGCAGAAATTGCCGACCTGCAGCGCAAAGTGATTGAATTGTACGAAGAATTGCACAATAAAAAATCATTCGCTGTATAA
- a CDS encoding tetratricopeptide repeat protein: MRKLLTCLILITLICSATAKANLLVEKRDTSEVLNDIARGFDVRLTDPTQTVKYADRALRLAKKINFTRGVAAAYRIKGLGEHYLGNSEKAIENYFEALANYQKVKDTVGEVRIYLNISTLYQYVDYDKCLEYLHEARNLYQSSKLDNLNILASIYLNLGNVYQLQANYNKALNNYMQGYKISEKLGIDELKVTAMQNLGVVYTSIGNTAKAKEYLFAALTLAKGLDLNSPVAQINLSLGEIYIAEGDYSKARQCLQEGKAYAVSSKSQKLLKNFETNSYLLEFKQKNYESALTHLQAIYKQDSIEYSSRNSAALTLFQAKYRQEQLRRENERITDRQKYERSVAIGTIVLAALLIVVIVLLTSNVKRKAETNKKLTELNAEISIQKDNLDRINHHLEEIIDERTKDLQLKNRKLSDYSSHLSHQVRGPIATLKGLMNLEQEGLVSQEECIQMMIKCVSEIDDKIIDMSDMLHNPERAGM; encoded by the coding sequence ATGAGAAAACTTTTAACTTGTTTAATACTAATAACACTTATTTGCTCAGCAACCGCAAAAGCTAATTTATTGGTTGAGAAGCGTGATACAAGTGAGGTATTAAATGATATTGCACGGGGTTTTGATGTAAGACTCACTGATCCTACGCAAACAGTTAAGTATGCCGACAGGGCCCTGCGGTTGGCTAAAAAGATAAACTTTACAAGAGGTGTAGCTGCCGCTTACCGTATAAAAGGTTTAGGTGAACATTACTTAGGTAACAGCGAAAAAGCCATTGAAAATTATTTTGAAGCTTTAGCAAATTATCAGAAGGTAAAAGATACTGTAGGTGAAGTTCGTATTTATTTAAATATTAGTACGTTATATCAGTATGTTGATTATGATAAGTGCCTTGAATATTTACACGAGGCGCGTAATCTTTATCAGTCAAGTAAGCTTGATAATTTAAACATCCTCGCATCAATATATCTGAATTTGGGTAACGTTTACCAGTTACAAGCTAATTATAATAAAGCCTTAAATAACTACATGCAAGGCTATAAAATAAGTGAAAAGCTGGGAATAGATGAGTTGAAAGTTACTGCCATGCAAAATTTGGGCGTAGTATATACGTCTATAGGTAATACAGCAAAGGCCAAGGAGTATTTGTTTGCCGCGCTCACACTTGCTAAGGGTTTAGATTTAAACTCGCCAGTGGCGCAAATAAATCTCTCCTTAGGGGAAATTTACATAGCTGAAGGTGATTATAGCAAGGCGCGTCAATGCCTTCAGGAAGGAAAGGCCTATGCTGTTTCAAGTAAAAGTCAAAAACTGCTCAAAAATTTTGAAACTAACTCGTACCTGTTGGAATTTAAGCAAAAGAATTATGAAAGCGCATTGACTCATTTGCAGGCCATATACAAGCAGGATAGTATTGAATATAGTTCCCGAAATTCTGCAGCATTAACACTATTTCAGGCTAAATACAGGCAGGAACAGTTGAGGCGTGAAAATGAGCGTATAACCGACAGGCAGAAATATGAGCGTAGTGTTGCAATTGGTACTATTGTATTGGCCGCTTTACTTATTGTGGTAATTGTATTATTAACAAGCAATGTTAAACGTAAGGCAGAAACTAACAAAAAGCTTACAGAACTTAACGCCGAAATTTCAATCCAAAAAGATAATCTCGACCGTATAAATCATCATCTCGAAGAGATTATAGATGAGCGTACCAAAGATCTTCAACTTAAAAACCGGAAACTGTCAGATTATTCATCCCATTTATCGCATCAGGTACGCGGACCAATTGCAACGTTAAAAGGGCTGATGAATTTGGAACAGGAAGGCTTGGTAAGCCAGGAAGAATGTATTCAAATGATGATTAAATGCGTTTCTGAAATTGACGACAAGATTATCGATATGAGCGATATGCTGCATAATCCCGAACGTGCAGGAATGTAA
- a CDS encoding dipeptidase: protein MQVIRQYIDNNKQRLLDELFDLLRFPSVSADPKYKADVLKTADYTATKLREAGADNVEVCQTAGYPIVYGEKIIDSSKPTVLVYGHYDVQPPDPLELWETPPFEPTVRDGKIYARGACDDKGQFYMHVKAFELMMQTNTLPCNIKFMIEGEEEVGSNNLGIFVKENKERLKADVVLISDTSMLSMETPSLETGLRGLSYLEVEVTGPNRDLHSGVYGGAVANPATILAKIIASLHDENNHITIPGFYDDVMELTDAEKEALNSAPYNEEEYKKDLGIAEVWGEKGYSTFERTGTRPTLEVNGIWSGYIGEGAKTVLPSKANAKISMRLVPNQGSDKITQLFTEHFTRIAPSYVKVKVTPHHGGEPVVTPTDSVAYQAAQKAITEAFGIEPIPTRGGGSIPIVALFEAELGIKTVLMGFGLDSDALHSPNEKYDIYNYYKGIETIPLFYKHFAHLSE from the coding sequence ATGCAAGTTATAAGACAGTATATTGATAACAATAAGCAGCGTTTGCTCGATGAGCTTTTTGATTTGCTACGTTTTCCGTCGGTTAGTGCCGACCCGAAATACAAGGCAGATGTTTTAAAAACGGCTGACTATACAGCAACCAAACTGCGCGAAGCAGGTGCCGATAATGTGGAAGTTTGTCAAACTGCGGGCTACCCCATTGTTTACGGCGAAAAAATTATTGATAGTTCAAAGCCTACGGTTTTGGTTTACGGACATTATGATGTTCAACCACCAGATCCGCTTGAATTATGGGAAACACCACCGTTTGAACCAACCGTTCGCGATGGTAAAATATATGCCCGTGGAGCTTGTGACGATAAAGGCCAATTTTACATGCACGTAAAGGCTTTTGAACTCATGATGCAAACCAACACCCTGCCCTGCAACATCAAGTTTATGATTGAGGGCGAGGAAGAAGTTGGCTCGAACAACCTGGGCATATTTGTTAAAGAAAATAAGGAGCGGTTAAAGGCCGATGTAGTGCTGATTTCAGATACATCGATGCTAAGTATGGAAACCCCTTCGCTGGAGACTGGCCTTCGCGGCCTTTCGTACCTCGAAGTTGAAGTAACCGGACCTAACCGCGATTTGCATTCGGGTGTTTATGGCGGCGCAGTAGCAAACCCTGCTACTATACTGGCCAAAATAATAGCCTCGTTGCATGATGAAAATAATCATATTACCATCCCGGGGTTTTATGATGACGTTATGGAGTTGACCGACGCCGAAAAAGAGGCACTAAATTCAGCTCCATATAACGAAGAAGAATACAAAAAAGACCTGGGCATTGCCGAAGTATGGGGCGAAAAAGGTTACAGCACTTTCGAGCGTACCGGCACACGCCCTACATTAGAGGTTAATGGAATTTGGAGCGGCTACATAGGCGAGGGCGCCAAAACCGTTTTGCCATCAAAGGCCAACGCCAAAATATCAATGAGGTTGGTACCTAACCAAGGTTCGGATAAAATCACCCAACTGTTTACCGAACATTTTACCCGTATTGCACCATCCTACGTAAAAGTAAAGGTTACCCCTCATCATGGTGGCGAACCTGTAGTAACTCCTACCGATAGCGTGGCTTACCAAGCAGCACAAAAAGCTATTACCGAAGCCTTCGGTATAGAGCCTATTCCAACCCGCGGCGGCGGCAGTATACCAATCGTAGCTTTGTTTGAAGCCGAACTGGGTATAAAAACCGTACTTATGGGCTTTGGCCTCGATAGCGATGCACTGCATTCTCCAAACGAAAAATACGACATATACAACTACTACAAGGGTATTGAAACAATTCCTCTGTTTTATAAGCATTTTGCTCATTTGAGTGAATAA
- a CDS encoding deoxyguanosinetriphosphate triphosphohydrolase — protein sequence MQWEKLISAKRWGVENNDIGDTDKARSQFQRDYDRLIFSSPFRRLQNKTQVFPLPGSVFVHNRLTHSLEVASVGRSLGSIFYNNFKKQEPDLDNRLPLISEVGNMVAAACLAHDMGNPAFGHSGESALSRYFTDGDGNAYRSQLSDEQWHDFTHFEGNANALRILTHPFSGKGNGAFALTYTTLASIVKYPCDAIAGHIKGNIHQKKYGFFQSEQATFQNIANELGMIKVHDHPLIYKRHPLVYLVEAADDICYNIIDLEDAHRLKILSYDKIYELLMPLCNSSRMATWLEQEFEDEDAKVSIMRAKAINNLITTCSQIFIDNQANILSGTFNHGLTDALPEPFATPWRAISKISVEKIYNYQSVVQIEVAGYKVMGGLLEEFIPAVIHNNTHYHQKLVKLIPKQFISKNTDLYSKIQSVLDFVSGMTDLYAVELYRNIKGISFPAIH from the coding sequence ATGCAATGGGAAAAACTTATTTCAGCCAAACGCTGGGGTGTTGAAAATAATGACATAGGGGATACCGATAAAGCCCGGTCTCAGTTTCAACGAGATTATGACCGCCTGATATTTTCATCGCCTTTTCGCCGTTTGCAAAATAAAACGCAGGTTTTTCCGCTTCCGGGAAGTGTGTTTGTGCATAACCGCCTTACCCATAGCTTAGAGGTAGCCAGCGTTGGTCGTTCATTAGGTTCAATTTTTTATAACAATTTTAAAAAGCAGGAACCCGATTTAGATAATCGTTTGCCGCTCATAAGCGAGGTTGGCAATATGGTTGCAGCTGCATGTTTAGCACATGATATGGGCAACCCGGCATTTGGCCACTCGGGCGAATCGGCCTTGTCAAGATATTTTACCGATGGTGATGGCAATGCCTACCGCTCACAGCTCAGCGATGAGCAATGGCACGATTTTACGCATTTTGAAGGTAACGCCAATGCGCTACGCATACTCACCCATCCATTCAGCGGTAAAGGCAACGGAGCTTTTGCACTTACTTATACCACTTTAGCGTCCATAGTAAAATACCCGTGCGATGCTATTGCCGGGCATATTAAAGGCAATATCCATCAAAAAAAATATGGATTTTTCCAATCAGAGCAGGCAACATTTCAAAATATTGCCAACGAATTGGGAATGATAAAAGTTCATGATCATCCTCTCATTTATAAGCGCCATCCGCTGGTTTACCTGGTTGAGGCGGCCGATGATATTTGCTACAATATCATAGATCTGGAGGATGCCCACCGACTTAAAATACTTTCATACGATAAGATATATGAGCTTTTGATGCCGCTTTGCAACAGCAGCCGCATGGCAACATGGCTTGAGCAGGAGTTTGAAGACGAAGATGCCAAAGTGAGTATTATGCGCGCCAAGGCTATCAATAACCTCATTACCACGTGTTCGCAAATATTCATAGATAATCAGGCCAATATTCTGAGCGGTACATTTAATCACGGACTTACCGATGCACTTCCCGAACCATTTGCTACCCCGTGGAGAGCCATCAGCAAAATATCAGTTGAGAAAATTTACAATTACCAATCAGTTGTGCAAATTGAAGTGGCAGGTTATAAAGTAATGGGTGGTTTATTGGAAGAGTTTATCCCCGCGGTTATACACAACAATACCCACTACCATCAAAAACTGGTAAAACTAATCCCCAAACAATTCATCAGTAAAAACACCGATCTATATTCGAAGATCCAAAGTGTACTGGACTTTGTTTCGGGCATGACTGATTTATATGCTGTAGAATTATATAGAAATATCAAGGGTATATCTTTTCCGGCTATACATTAA
- a CDS encoding trypsin-like peptidase domain-containing protein: MSELQLTELIERYLNGELTEEERERFEALRRENAAIDSRITDHAHFTGLIKQYGERVELEKRLNAIHQEIDVHTLVDELTVHPAWVVRMWRNHHSKISVAASIAVFAVLSTLYFTGSFNKTVVSTNYTALSRKIDRVERSVANAQRTNQALLNTLKPGHRVTNPGTFGGSGFALTQSGYIVTAFHVVKNADSLYVQNAVGESYHAKLVYTEPVHDLAIIKIDDKEFGGLGKLPYSFKRSKTDVGEDIITLGYPRDDFYYAKGYISSATGLGGDTSAYQVSVPVYEGISGGPLLDAKGNVIGIISGKQTKTESAAFAVRSSYIFKAARNVSTDSTQNVISLKGNKNTLANLSRTQQIEKLKNYVFMVKVYN, encoded by the coding sequence ATGAGTGAGTTACAACTAACGGAATTGATAGAACGCTACCTTAACGGTGAACTAACCGAAGAGGAAAGAGAGCGTTTTGAAGCGTTGCGCCGCGAAAATGCTGCTATTGACAGCCGTATTACCGACCATGCCCACTTTACCGGTTTAATAAAACAATACGGTGAACGTGTTGAACTGGAGAAGCGTCTGAACGCTATTCACCAGGAAATTGACGTGCATACGCTGGTTGATGAACTTACTGTACACCCAGCCTGGGTTGTGCGTATGTGGCGTAACCATCATTCTAAAATATCGGTAGCAGCATCAATTGCTGTGTTTGCTGTTTTAAGCACTTTGTATTTTACCGGTAGCTTTAATAAAACTGTTGTTTCCACAAATTATACTGCCCTAAGCCGTAAAATTGACAGGGTTGAACGTTCGGTAGCTAATGCGCAGCGTACTAACCAGGCGTTGTTAAATACGCTTAAACCAGGCCATAGAGTAACTAATCCGGGCACGTTTGGCGGGTCGGGCTTTGCGTTAACACAGAGTGGTTATATTGTAACAGCTTTCCATGTGGTGAAAAATGCAGATTCATTGTATGTGCAAAATGCAGTAGGAGAGTCGTACCATGCCAAGTTGGTTTATACCGAGCCTGTGCATGATTTAGCCATTATAAAAATTGATGATAAGGAATTTGGCGGTTTAGGGAAACTGCCATACAGCTTTAAACGTAGCAAAACGGATGTGGGCGAAGATATTATCACCTTAGGCTACCCACGCGACGATTTTTATTATGCTAAAGGGTACATCAGTTCGGCAACCGGTTTAGGTGGCGATACATCGGCCTACCAGGTATCGGTACCGGTTTATGAGGGTATTAGTGGCGGCCCGTTACTTGATGCTAAAGGCAATGTGATTGGTATTATTAGCGGTAAACAAACTAAAACGGAGAGCGCTGCATTTGCCGTAAGATCATCTTACATATTTAAAGCTGCCCGTAATGTATCTACCGATTCAACGCAAAATGTAATATCGTTAAAAGGTAACAAAAATACATTGGCTAACCTTAGCCGCACCCAGCAAATTGAAAAGCTGAAGAACTATGTATTTATGGTTAAAGTTTATAATTGA
- a CDS encoding RNA polymerase sigma factor produces the protein MSKALNNSAPTDSEVVFGILNNSENILKRVYVAYFPMVLQLIINNNGNADDAKDIYQEAIIVLYNKVKSGNFELSSKLKTFLYSVCRKLWLKRLSQMSRYGGDIKDFEEYLPAEDDTDTHSERDLQFKKMEGALNLLGEPCKTIIEDYYINNMSMQDICERFGYTNADNAKTQKYKCLQRLKKLFFQQN, from the coding sequence GTGAGTAAAGCATTGAATAATTCGGCCCCAACAGATAGCGAGGTAGTATTCGGGATACTAAACAATTCCGAAAACATATTAAAACGTGTGTATGTGGCTTATTTTCCGATGGTGCTGCAATTGATCATTAACAACAACGGTAATGCCGATGATGCTAAGGATATATACCAGGAAGCCATCATTGTTCTTTATAATAAAGTAAAAAGCGGAAATTTTGAACTAAGCAGTAAGCTCAAAACTTTTTTATACTCGGTATGCCGTAAGCTATGGCTTAAAAGGTTAAGCCAAATGAGCCGTTACGGTGGAGACATAAAAGATTTTGAAGAATACCTGCCGGCAGAAGACGATACCGACACACACTCGGAACGCGATTTGCAGTTTAAAAAAATGGAAGGCGCATTAAATTTACTGGGCGAACCCTGTAAAACAATTATTGAAGATTATTACATTAATAATATGAGCATGCAGGACATTTGCGAGCGCTTTGGTTACACCAACGCCGATAATGCCAAAACTCAAAAGTACAAGTGTTTGCAAAGACTGAAAAAGCTATTTTTTCAGCAAAATTAA
- a CDS encoding PA2169 family four-helix-bundle protein: MEYTAQTVEILNDLVKIHNDRIAGYERAIKETPAEDGDLRKLFTSFIADSHQYKLALATEIQTYGKDIENTTSSGGDIHRAWINVKAFFTGNDPKAVLEECEFGEDATQKAYRSALEDENLPAYIIDILSEQELRLKAAHDQVKALRDAARAEM; the protein is encoded by the coding sequence ATGGAATACACAGCGCAAACCGTAGAGATATTGAACGACCTGGTGAAAATTCATAACGACAGAATTGCAGGTTATGAACGAGCTATTAAAGAAACTCCTGCCGAAGACGGTGATTTGAGAAAATTATTTACCAGCTTTATTGCTGATAGCCACCAATATAAATTGGCTTTAGCTACAGAGATACAGACCTATGGCAAAGATATTGAAAATACAACATCAAGCGGTGGCGATATTCATCGAGCATGGATCAATGTAAAAGCTTTTTTTACAGGAAATGATCCTAAAGCTGTTTTGGAAGAATGTGAGTTTGGCGAAGATGCTACCCAAAAGGCTTATCGTTCGGCTTTAGAAGATGAAAATTTACCAGCTTACATAATTGATATTTTAAGTGAGCAGGAACTAAGGCTTAAAGCCGCGCACGATCAGGTAAAAGCCCTGCGTGATGCAGCAAGAGCCGAAATGTAG
- a CDS encoding ATP-binding cassette domain-containing protein has translation MSILSVQNITVKSLQHTLLNNLSLVVEQGQHWILVGASGSGKTVLLNTLAGLIKPLSGAIELDGISSKRITLVTSKHHFTDKTNTSTNMYYQQRYNSSDSDNALTVAQFLQSKQPENAENNPWTIAKAVTLLKLESLLHKEVIKLSNGETKRMRLASALLTHPQILLLDDPLSGLDHQTQHDFDGILQEIIATGITIIMSGSGYEIPSPVTHVAVLQQGTITKTLAVKAYEPENELPTQSINREALETLTIGYPASSFEYIVKMSNVGVKYDEHVILNNINWQVKPGEHWALFGHNGAGKSTLLSLINGDNPQAYANNIVLFDKKRGTGESIWDIKRKTGFLSPELYQYFPTDQSALQVIESGYYDTQGLFRPSNVARQAKAMEWLKALGIDQYARQLIKHIPASAQRLCLLARALIKAPDLLILDEPCQGLDKQQRQHFNQLIDVIMANTGCALIYVTHYANELPSCIDKVLALKNGEVVSMDEV, from the coding sequence ATGTCTATCCTATCTGTACAAAATATAACAGTAAAAAGTCTTCAGCATACCTTGCTGAACAATCTATCACTGGTTGTAGAGCAAGGCCAGCACTGGATTTTAGTTGGAGCCAGCGGCTCGGGCAAAACAGTTTTGCTGAATACCCTGGCAGGCTTAATTAAACCCCTATCTGGCGCAATTGAGCTTGATGGTATAAGCAGCAAGCGCATTACACTGGTTACCTCCAAGCATCATTTTACTGATAAAACTAATACCAGTACAAATATGTACTACCAGCAACGATATAACTCGTCCGACTCGGACAATGCGCTAACTGTTGCCCAATTTTTGCAGAGTAAACAGCCGGAAAATGCTGAAAACAACCCGTGGACTATTGCCAAAGCGGTTACACTATTAAAGCTGGAATCATTACTTCACAAAGAAGTTATCAAACTATCTAACGGCGAAACCAAACGCATGCGCCTGGCCTCGGCCCTGCTTACCCATCCTCAAATCTTATTGCTTGACGACCCGCTATCTGGCCTCGACCACCAAACCCAGCATGATTTTGATGGTATATTACAAGAAATTATTGCAACAGGTATAACCATTATCATGTCGGGCAGCGGGTATGAAATTCCCTCGCCTGTTACCCACGTGGCTGTTTTGCAGCAGGGTACCATCACCAAAACATTAGCAGTTAAAGCTTATGAGCCCGAAAACGAACTACCAACTCAAAGCATAAACCGCGAAGCTTTAGAAACTTTAACTATCGGATACCCCGCATCGTCCTTTGAGTATATTGTTAAAATGAGCAACGTTGGCGTTAAGTATGATGAGCACGTTATACTCAACAACATCAACTGGCAGGTTAAACCCGGCGAACATTGGGCTTTATTTGGGCATAACGGTGCTGGTAAATCTACCTTACTGAGCTTAATTAACGGTGATAACCCTCAAGCTTACGCTAACAACATTGTACTCTTCGATAAAAAGCGTGGCACGGGTGAAAGCATTTGGGATATTAAACGCAAAACCGGCTTCTTATCTCCCGAGTTGTACCAGTATTTCCCTACCGATCAATCGGCCCTGCAAGTAATCGAATCTGGCTATTACGATACACAAGGCTTATTCAGGCCAAGCAATGTAGCCAGACAAGCCAAAGCTATGGAATGGCTTAAAGCGTTGGGTATTGACCAGTATGCCCGTCAACTAATCAAGCATATACCCGCCAGTGCACAACGCCTGTGCCTGCTGGCACGCGCATTAATTAAAGCCCCCGACCTGCTCATATTAGATGAACCATGCCAAGGGCTCGACAAACAGCAACGCCAGCATTTCAACCAGCTTATTGATGTTATAATGGCTAATACCGGCTGTGCACTCATTTATGTAACGCATTATGCCAATGAGTTACCCTCGTGCATTGATAAAGTGCTGGCTTTAAAAAATGGTGAAGTTGTGAGCATGGATGAGGTATAA